Proteins encoded in a region of the Strix aluco isolate bStrAlu1 chromosome 26, bStrAlu1.hap1, whole genome shotgun sequence genome:
- the LOC141915641 gene encoding protein argonaute-3 isoform X3, which translates to MWKMMLNIDVSATAFYKAQPVIQFMCEVLDIHNIDEQPRPLTDSHRVKFTKEIKGLKVEVTHCGTMRRKYRVCNVTRRPASHQTFPLQLENGQTVERTVAQYFREKYNLQLKYPHLPCLQVGQEQKHTYLPLEVCNIVAGQRCIKKLTDNQTSTMIKATARSAPDRQEEISRLVRSANYDADPFVQEFQFKVRDEMAHVTGRVLPAPMLQYGGRNRTVATPSHGVWDMRGKQFHTGVEIKMWAIACFATQRQCREEILKGFTDQLRKISKDAGMPIQGQPCFCKYAQGADSVEPMFRHLKNTYSGLQLIIVILPGKTPVYAEVKRVGDTLLGMATQCVQVKNVIKTSPQTLSNLCLKINVKLGGINNILVPHQRPSVFQQPVIFLGADVTHPPAGDGKKPSIAAVVGSMDAHPSRYCATVRVQRPRQEIIQDLASMVRELLIQFYKSTRFKPTRIIFYRDGVSEGQFRQVLYYELLAIREACISLEKDYQPGITYIVVQKRHHTRLFCADRTERVGRSGNIPAGTTVDTDITHPYEFDFYLCSHAGIQGTSRPSHYHVLWDDNCFTADELQLLTYQLCHTYVRCTRSVSIPAPAYYAHLVAFRARYHLVDKEHDSAEGSHVSGQSNGRDPQALAKAVQIHQDTLRTMYFA; encoded by the exons TTTCTGCCACTGCCTTCTACAAAGCACAACCTGTCATTCAGTTTATGTGTGAAGTTCTTGACATTCATAATATTGATGAACAACCAAGACCTCTGACTGATTCTCATCGGGTAAAATTCACCAAAGAGATAAAGG GTCTAAAGGTAGAAGTGACTCACTGTGGAACGATGAGAAGGAAATACCGTGTTTGTAACGTAACCAGAAGGCCTGCAAGTCATCAAAC CTTTCCTTTACAGTTAGAAAATGGCCAGACTGTGGAGAGAACAGTAGCACagtatttcagagagaaataCAACCTCCAGCTGAAATACCCTCACCTTCCTTGCCTACAAGTGGGACAAGAACAGAAACACACCTACCTGCCTTTAGAA GTCTGTAACATCGTAGCTGGCCAGCGGTGTATCAAGAAGCTGACGGACAATCAGACATCGACCATGATAAAGGCCACAGCGAGATCTGCTCCAGATAGGCAAGAGGAAATAAGCAGATTG GTGAGAAGTGCAAATTATGATGCAGATCCATTCGTTCAAGAGTTCCAGTTCAAAGTCCGGGACGAGATGGCCCATGTGACGGGGCGCGTGCTCCCAGCTCCAATGTTGCAGTATGGAGGACGg AATCGGACAGTGGCAACCCCAAGCCATGGTGTATGGGACATGCGAGGGAAGCAGTTTCACACTGGTGTTGAGATCAAAATGTGGGCTATAGCTTGCTTTGCAACACAGAGACAGTGCAgagaagaaatactgaa GGGTTTCACTGACCAGCTGCGCAAGATCTCCAAAGACGCAGGGATGCCGATCCAAGGCCAGCCCTGTTTCTGTAAATACGCCCAGGGTGCAGACAGCGTGGAGCCCATGTTTCGACACCTCAAGAACACCTATTCGGGGCTTCAGCTCATCATCGTCATCCTGCCAGGGAAGACACCGGTGTATG CGGAGGTGAAGCGTGTGGGAGATACACTGCTGGGAATGGCCACGCAGTGTGTTCAAGTCAAGAACGTCATTAAAACATCTCCACAGACCCTATCAAATCTGTGCCTGAAGATTAATGTTAAACTAGGAGGAATCAACAACATCCTTGTACCTCACCAACG accTTCTGTGTTCCAGCAGCCAGTGATCTTTTTGGGAGCTGATGTCACTCACCCTCCTGCTGGAGATGGAAAGAAGCCTTCCATAGCTGCT GTTGTAGGTAGTATGGATGCTCATCCAAGCCGGTACTGTGCCACGGTGAGAGTTCAGCGACCCCGGCAAGAAATCATCCAAGATCTCGCCTCCATGGTGAGGGAGCTGCTCATCCAGTTCTACAAGTCCACACGGTTCAAGCCCACACGTATCATCTTCTATAGGGACGGGGTCTCTGAAGGACAGTTTCGACAG GTTTTGTATTATGAACTGCTAGCCATTAGAGAAGCCTGCATCAGTTTGGAGAAGGATTACCAGCCTGGAATAACCTATATTGTGGTGCAGAAGCGACATCATACACGATTGTTCTGTGCTGACAGAACAGAAAGG GTTGGACGAAGTGGCAATATTCCAGCTGGAACAACTGTAGATACAGACATTACACATCCATATGAGTTTGATTTTTACCTCTGTAGCCACGCTGGAATACAG GGTACCAGCCGTCCCTCACACTATCATGTTTTGTGGGATGATAACTGTTTTACTGCAGATGAACTTCAGCTGCTGACTTACCAGCTCTGCCACACATATGTGCGCTGTACACGATCGGTTTCTATACCTGCACCAGCGTATTATGCTCATCTGGTAGCATTCAGAGCACGATACCATCTTGTGGACAAAGAACATGACAG TGCTGAAGGAAGCCATGTGTCAGGACAGAGCAATGGGAGAGATCCACAGGCCCTCGCGAAGGCTGTACAAATTCACCAAGACACCTTACGCACGATGTACTTCGCTTAA